From Scatophagus argus isolate fScaArg1 chromosome 10, fScaArg1.pri, whole genome shotgun sequence, a single genomic window includes:
- the lrrfip2 gene encoding leucine-rich repeat flightless-interacting protein 2 isoform X4 gives MGTQGCGRKRAPLKDRFSAEDEALSSIAREAEARLAAKRAARAEARDIRMRELERQQKELSYHSSSSSNRKWGQIHQWMADTEKARSSSISRSSSRHRRGLDDDVMSVRSYRSTSSAIRDLGGRSSTRRKDTLSDGLSTSSTLKSSRSTSSVYNDLHGHKRASSSSSKKDLLTGLYHDQRNYTSLTKTKALPPPSSSTYQPRASTSSSSTTGTGLSRSYSMASIYDDTGLYGSGYSSRAPSEYSWYSSGASSTRSSPVSSSDDDTVSSVSQERVSRGRRDSVSSDFSDISESAADYFSRSNRRGSIVSDLDDLSIPDLDALDEKCDKQYSDYSRPSSRCATPGLSAATLASLGGTSSRRGSTDTGSIYDPDTSLSELRESLAEVEEKYKKAMVSNAQLDNDKANLIYQVDTLKDVIEEMEEQMAEMKRELEEKSKELERQKHTCTVLQHKQEELKEGIRQRDELIEALERQKEYFDCIRNERDELRDELADIKGKAKAGEKHGLVILPDGTPNGDVSHESQSSGITVVSQEAAQLLESAGEGPLDVRLRKLAEEKDELLAQIRKLKNQLEEERQKHSKMDSTYTDGERMENGTDLHFIEMQRDANRQISEYKFKLSKAEQEIGTMEQNINRLEGQVSRYKASADNSEKIEDELKAEKRKLQRELRTALDKIEEMEMTNNHLVKRLEKMKANRNALLSQQ, from the exons GCAGAGGCGAGGCTGGCAGCGAAGAGGGCAGCTCGGGCGGAGGCCAGGGATATTCGAATGAGGGAACTTGAACGACAGCAGAAAGAG CTTTCTTACCACTCCTCCAGCAGTAGCAACAGAAAATGGGGTCAGATCCACCAGTGGATG GCTGACACAGAAAAAGCCAGATCCTCTAGTATTAGTAGATCCAGCAGCCGTCATCGCCGG GGGCtggatgatgatgtcatgtcaGTCCGCAGCTACAGG tcaacCTCATCAGCAATACGTGACCTGGGAGGTCGATCCAGTACTCGTAGAAAAGATACCTTG TCTGATGGCCTTTCCACTAGCTCCACCCTCAAGAGTTCCCGCTCCACC AGTTCTGTGTACAATGACCTGCATGGCCATAAAAGGGCTTCATCCAGCTCCTCGAAGAAGGACCTGCTG ACTGGGCTTTACCATGATCAAAGGAACTACACCAGCCTAACGAAGACCAAAGCACTGCCTCCTCCCTCCAGTTCCACGTATCAGCCTCGG GCCTCCACTTCCTCGTCCTCCACCACTGGCACAGGGCTGTCTCGCAGCTACAGCATG GCCTCTATTTATGATGACACTGGTCTTTATGGCTCGGGGTACAGTTCAAGAGCT CCTTCTGAGTACAGCTGGTACTCCTCTGGAGCCAGCTCCACCCGCAGCAGCCCTGTG TCTTCCTCAGACGATGACACAGTCAGCAGCGTGTCCCAGGAACGTGTCAGCAGGGGCCGCAGGGACAGTGTG TCGTCTGACTTCTCGGACATTAGTGAGTCGGCTGCCGATTATTTCAGCCGCTCCAACCGAAGAGGCAGCATTGTGTCTGACCTCGATGATTTGAGCATTCCAGATTTGGACGCT ctggatgaaaaatgtgacaagCAGTATTCAGATTATAGTCGG CCGTCTTCCCGCTGTGCCACACCAGGCCTCTCGGCAGCCACTTTGGCATCGCTGGGTGGCACCTCATCACGAAGGGGCAGCACAGACACCGGTAGCATCTATGACCCCGACACAAGTCTGAGTGAACTTAGG GAGTCACttgcagaggtggaggagaagtaTAAGAAAGCCATGGTATCGAACGCGCAGCTGGACAACGACAAAGCCAACCTCATTTATCAGGTGGACACACTAAAGGACGTCatagaggagatggaggaacaAATGGCTGAGATGAAGAGGGAGCTGGAAGAAAAGTCAAAG GAACTAGaaagacaaaagcacacatgtaCAGTTCTGCAGCATAAACAAGAAGAGCTGAAAGAGGGAATCCGCCAGCGAGATGAGCTCATAGAG GCCctagagaggcagaaagagtaCTTTGATTGCATTAGGAATGAGAGAGACGAGCTCAGAGATGAGCTTGCTGACATCAAGGGAAAGGCCAAAGCTGGAGAG AAACATGGGCTGGTCATCCTCCCAGACGGCACACCAAATGGAGATGTCAGCCACGAGTCTCAGTCCTCAGGGATCACTGTGGTCTCCCAGGAGGCCGCTCAGTTGCTGGAGTCTGCAGGAGAAGGCCCGCTGG ACGTGAGGCTAAGGAAGTTGgcagaagagaaagatgagCTGTTAGCTCAGATAAGGAAGCTGAAGaatcagctggaggaggagagacagaaacactcaaagATGGACAGTACGTACACAGATGGGGAGAGGATGGAGAACGGTACAGACCTTCACTTTATTGAGATGCAGA GAGATGCCAACAGACAGATTAGTGAATACAAATTCAAGCTTTCCAAGGCAGAACAGGAAATAGGTACAATGGAACAAAAT ATAAACAGACTTGAAGGGCAAGTGTCCAGGTACAAGGCATCAGCAGACAACTCAGAGAAAATAGAAGACGAACTTAAAGCAGAAAAACGGAAGCTTCAAAGAGAG CTGCGCACAGCCCTGGATAAGATAGAAGAGATGGAAATGACCAACAACCACCTAGTAAAGCGCCTTGAGAAGATGAAGGCCAACAGGAACGCTCTTCTGTCACAGCAGTGA
- the lrrfip2 gene encoding leucine-rich repeat flightless-interacting protein 2 isoform X12, translating to MGTQGCGRKRAPLKDRFSAEDEALSSIAREAEARLAAKRAARAEARDIRMRELERQQKELDEKCDKQYSDYSRPSSRCATPGLSAATLASLGGTSSRRGSTDTGSIYDPDTSLSELRESLAEVEEKYKKAMVSNAQLDNDKANLIYQVDTLKDVIEEMEEQMAEMKRELEEKSKELERQKHTCTVLQHKQEELKEGIRQRDELIEKHGLVILPDGTPNGDVSHESQSSGITVVSQEAAQLLESAGEGPLDVRLRKLAEEKDELLAQIRKLKNQLEEERQKHSKMDSTYTDGERMENGTDLHFIEMQRDANRQISEYKFKLSKAEQEIGTMEQNINRLEGQVSRYKASADNSEKIEDELKAEKRKLQRELRTALDKIEEMEMTNNHLVKRLEKMKANRNALLSQQ from the exons GCAGAGGCGAGGCTGGCAGCGAAGAGGGCAGCTCGGGCGGAGGCCAGGGATATTCGAATGAGGGAACTTGAACGACAGCAGAAAGAG ctggatgaaaaatgtgacaagCAGTATTCAGATTATAGTCGG CCGTCTTCCCGCTGTGCCACACCAGGCCTCTCGGCAGCCACTTTGGCATCGCTGGGTGGCACCTCATCACGAAGGGGCAGCACAGACACCGGTAGCATCTATGACCCCGACACAAGTCTGAGTGAACTTAGG GAGTCACttgcagaggtggaggagaagtaTAAGAAAGCCATGGTATCGAACGCGCAGCTGGACAACGACAAAGCCAACCTCATTTATCAGGTGGACACACTAAAGGACGTCatagaggagatggaggaacaAATGGCTGAGATGAAGAGGGAGCTGGAAGAAAAGTCAAAG GAACTAGaaagacaaaagcacacatgtaCAGTTCTGCAGCATAAACAAGAAGAGCTGAAAGAGGGAATCCGCCAGCGAGATGAGCTCATAGAG AAACATGGGCTGGTCATCCTCCCAGACGGCACACCAAATGGAGATGTCAGCCACGAGTCTCAGTCCTCAGGGATCACTGTGGTCTCCCAGGAGGCCGCTCAGTTGCTGGAGTCTGCAGGAGAAGGCCCGCTGG ACGTGAGGCTAAGGAAGTTGgcagaagagaaagatgagCTGTTAGCTCAGATAAGGAAGCTGAAGaatcagctggaggaggagagacagaaacactcaaagATGGACAGTACGTACACAGATGGGGAGAGGATGGAGAACGGTACAGACCTTCACTTTATTGAGATGCAGA GAGATGCCAACAGACAGATTAGTGAATACAAATTCAAGCTTTCCAAGGCAGAACAGGAAATAGGTACAATGGAACAAAAT ATAAACAGACTTGAAGGGCAAGTGTCCAGGTACAAGGCATCAGCAGACAACTCAGAGAAAATAGAAGACGAACTTAAAGCAGAAAAACGGAAGCTTCAAAGAGAG CTGCGCACAGCCCTGGATAAGATAGAAGAGATGGAAATGACCAACAACCACCTAGTAAAGCGCCTTGAGAAGATGAAGGCCAACAGGAACGCTCTTCTGTCACAGCAGTGA
- the lrrfip2 gene encoding leucine-rich repeat flightless-interacting protein 2 isoform X9: protein MGTQGCGRKRAPLKDRFSAEDEALSSIAREAEARLAAKRAARAEARDIRMRELERQQKELDEKCDKQYSDYSRPSSRCATPGLSAATLASLGGTSSRRGSTDTGSIYDPDTSLSELRDIYELKDQIQDVEGRYMQGLKELKESLAEVEEKYKKAMVSNAQLDNDKANLIYQVDTLKDVIEEMEEQMAEMKRELEEKSKELERQKHTCTVLQHKQEELKEGIRQRDELIEALERQKEYFDCIRNERDELRDELADIKGKAKAGEKHGLVILPDGTPNGDVSHESQSSGITVVSQEAAQLLESAGEGPLDVRLRKLAEEKDELLAQIRKLKNQLEEERQKHSKMDSTYTDGERMENGTDLHFIEMQRDANRQISEYKFKLSKAEQEIGTMEQNINRLEGQVSRYKASADNSEKIEDELKAEKRKLQRELRTALDKIEEMEMTNNHLVKRLEKMKANRNALLSQQ, encoded by the exons GCAGAGGCGAGGCTGGCAGCGAAGAGGGCAGCTCGGGCGGAGGCCAGGGATATTCGAATGAGGGAACTTGAACGACAGCAGAAAGAG ctggatgaaaaatgtgacaagCAGTATTCAGATTATAGTCGG CCGTCTTCCCGCTGTGCCACACCAGGCCTCTCGGCAGCCACTTTGGCATCGCTGGGTGGCACCTCATCACGAAGGGGCAGCACAGACACCGGTAGCATCTATGACCCCGACACAAGTCTGAGTGAACTTAGG GATATCTATGAACTAAAGGACCAGATTCAGGATGTAGAAGGGCGGTACATGCAAGGGCTTAAAGAGCTGAAG GAGTCACttgcagaggtggaggagaagtaTAAGAAAGCCATGGTATCGAACGCGCAGCTGGACAACGACAAAGCCAACCTCATTTATCAGGTGGACACACTAAAGGACGTCatagaggagatggaggaacaAATGGCTGAGATGAAGAGGGAGCTGGAAGAAAAGTCAAAG GAACTAGaaagacaaaagcacacatgtaCAGTTCTGCAGCATAAACAAGAAGAGCTGAAAGAGGGAATCCGCCAGCGAGATGAGCTCATAGAG GCCctagagaggcagaaagagtaCTTTGATTGCATTAGGAATGAGAGAGACGAGCTCAGAGATGAGCTTGCTGACATCAAGGGAAAGGCCAAAGCTGGAGAG AAACATGGGCTGGTCATCCTCCCAGACGGCACACCAAATGGAGATGTCAGCCACGAGTCTCAGTCCTCAGGGATCACTGTGGTCTCCCAGGAGGCCGCTCAGTTGCTGGAGTCTGCAGGAGAAGGCCCGCTGG ACGTGAGGCTAAGGAAGTTGgcagaagagaaagatgagCTGTTAGCTCAGATAAGGAAGCTGAAGaatcagctggaggaggagagacagaaacactcaaagATGGACAGTACGTACACAGATGGGGAGAGGATGGAGAACGGTACAGACCTTCACTTTATTGAGATGCAGA GAGATGCCAACAGACAGATTAGTGAATACAAATTCAAGCTTTCCAAGGCAGAACAGGAAATAGGTACAATGGAACAAAAT ATAAACAGACTTGAAGGGCAAGTGTCCAGGTACAAGGCATCAGCAGACAACTCAGAGAAAATAGAAGACGAACTTAAAGCAGAAAAACGGAAGCTTCAAAGAGAG CTGCGCACAGCCCTGGATAAGATAGAAGAGATGGAAATGACCAACAACCACCTAGTAAAGCGCCTTGAGAAGATGAAGGCCAACAGGAACGCTCTTCTGTCACAGCAGTGA
- the lrrfip2 gene encoding leucine-rich repeat flightless-interacting protein 2 isoform X11, translating into MGTQGCGRKRAPLKDRFSAEDEALSSIAREAEARLAAKRAARAEARDIRMRELERQQKELDEKCDKQYSDYSRPSSRCATPGLSAATLASLGGTSSRRGSTDTGSIYDPDTSLSELRDIYELKDQIQDVEGRYMQGLKELKESLAEVEEKYKKAMVSNAQLDNDKANLIYQVDTLKDVIEEMEEQMAEMKRELEEKSKELERQKHTCTVLQHKQEELKEGIRQRDELIEKHGLVILPDGTPNGDVSHESQSSGITVVSQEAAQLLESAGEGPLDVRLRKLAEEKDELLAQIRKLKNQLEEERQKHSKMDSTYTDGERMENGTDLHFIEMQRDANRQISEYKFKLSKAEQEIGTMEQNINRLEGQVSRYKASADNSEKIEDELKAEKRKLQRELRTALDKIEEMEMTNNHLVKRLEKMKANRNALLSQQ; encoded by the exons GCAGAGGCGAGGCTGGCAGCGAAGAGGGCAGCTCGGGCGGAGGCCAGGGATATTCGAATGAGGGAACTTGAACGACAGCAGAAAGAG ctggatgaaaaatgtgacaagCAGTATTCAGATTATAGTCGG CCGTCTTCCCGCTGTGCCACACCAGGCCTCTCGGCAGCCACTTTGGCATCGCTGGGTGGCACCTCATCACGAAGGGGCAGCACAGACACCGGTAGCATCTATGACCCCGACACAAGTCTGAGTGAACTTAGG GATATCTATGAACTAAAGGACCAGATTCAGGATGTAGAAGGGCGGTACATGCAAGGGCTTAAAGAGCTGAAG GAGTCACttgcagaggtggaggagaagtaTAAGAAAGCCATGGTATCGAACGCGCAGCTGGACAACGACAAAGCCAACCTCATTTATCAGGTGGACACACTAAAGGACGTCatagaggagatggaggaacaAATGGCTGAGATGAAGAGGGAGCTGGAAGAAAAGTCAAAG GAACTAGaaagacaaaagcacacatgtaCAGTTCTGCAGCATAAACAAGAAGAGCTGAAAGAGGGAATCCGCCAGCGAGATGAGCTCATAGAG AAACATGGGCTGGTCATCCTCCCAGACGGCACACCAAATGGAGATGTCAGCCACGAGTCTCAGTCCTCAGGGATCACTGTGGTCTCCCAGGAGGCCGCTCAGTTGCTGGAGTCTGCAGGAGAAGGCCCGCTGG ACGTGAGGCTAAGGAAGTTGgcagaagagaaagatgagCTGTTAGCTCAGATAAGGAAGCTGAAGaatcagctggaggaggagagacagaaacactcaaagATGGACAGTACGTACACAGATGGGGAGAGGATGGAGAACGGTACAGACCTTCACTTTATTGAGATGCAGA GAGATGCCAACAGACAGATTAGTGAATACAAATTCAAGCTTTCCAAGGCAGAACAGGAAATAGGTACAATGGAACAAAAT ATAAACAGACTTGAAGGGCAAGTGTCCAGGTACAAGGCATCAGCAGACAACTCAGAGAAAATAGAAGACGAACTTAAAGCAGAAAAACGGAAGCTTCAAAGAGAG CTGCGCACAGCCCTGGATAAGATAGAAGAGATGGAAATGACCAACAACCACCTAGTAAAGCGCCTTGAGAAGATGAAGGCCAACAGGAACGCTCTTCTGTCACAGCAGTGA
- the lrrfip2 gene encoding leucine-rich repeat flightless-interacting protein 2 isoform X3, with translation MGTQGCGRKRAPLKDRFSAEDEALSSIAREAEARLAAKRAARAEARDIRMRELERQQKELSYHSSSSSNRKWGQIHQWMADTEKARSSSISRSSSRHRRGLDDDVMSVRSYRSTSSAIRDLGGRSSTRRKDTLSDGLSTSSTLKSSRSTSSVYNDLHGHKRASSSSSKKDLLTGLYHDQRNYTSLTKTKALPPPSSSTYQPRASTSSSSTTGTGLSRSYSMASIYDDTGLYGSGYSSRAPSEYSWYSSGASSTRSSPVSSSDDDTVSSVSQERVSRGRRDSVSSDFSDISESAADYFSRSNRRGSIVSDLDDLSIPDLDALDEKCDKQYSDYSRPSSRCATPGLSAATLASLGGTSSRRGSTDTGSIYDPDTSLSELRDIYELKDQIQDVEGRYMQGLKELKESLAEVEEKYKKAMVSNAQLDNDKANLIYQVDTLKDVIEEMEEQMAEMKRELEEKSKELERQKHTCTVLQHKQEELKEGIRQRDELIEALERQKEYFDCIRNERDELRDELADIKGKAKAGEKHGLVILPDGTPNGDVSHESQSSGITVVSQEAAQLLESAGEGPLDVRLRKLAEEKDELLAQIRKLKNQLEEERQKHSKMDSTYTDGERMENGTDLHFIEMQRDANRQISEYKFKLSKAEQEIGTMEQNINRLEGQVSRYKASADNSEKIEDELKAEKRKLQRELRTALDKIEEMEMTNNHLVKRLEKMKANRNALLSQQ, from the exons GCAGAGGCGAGGCTGGCAGCGAAGAGGGCAGCTCGGGCGGAGGCCAGGGATATTCGAATGAGGGAACTTGAACGACAGCAGAAAGAG CTTTCTTACCACTCCTCCAGCAGTAGCAACAGAAAATGGGGTCAGATCCACCAGTGGATG GCTGACACAGAAAAAGCCAGATCCTCTAGTATTAGTAGATCCAGCAGCCGTCATCGCCGG GGGCtggatgatgatgtcatgtcaGTCCGCAGCTACAGG tcaacCTCATCAGCAATACGTGACCTGGGAGGTCGATCCAGTACTCGTAGAAAAGATACCTTG TCTGATGGCCTTTCCACTAGCTCCACCCTCAAGAGTTCCCGCTCCACC AGTTCTGTGTACAATGACCTGCATGGCCATAAAAGGGCTTCATCCAGCTCCTCGAAGAAGGACCTGCTG ACTGGGCTTTACCATGATCAAAGGAACTACACCAGCCTAACGAAGACCAAAGCACTGCCTCCTCCCTCCAGTTCCACGTATCAGCCTCGG GCCTCCACTTCCTCGTCCTCCACCACTGGCACAGGGCTGTCTCGCAGCTACAGCATG GCCTCTATTTATGATGACACTGGTCTTTATGGCTCGGGGTACAGTTCAAGAGCT CCTTCTGAGTACAGCTGGTACTCCTCTGGAGCCAGCTCCACCCGCAGCAGCCCTGTG TCTTCCTCAGACGATGACACAGTCAGCAGCGTGTCCCAGGAACGTGTCAGCAGGGGCCGCAGGGACAGTGTG TCGTCTGACTTCTCGGACATTAGTGAGTCGGCTGCCGATTATTTCAGCCGCTCCAACCGAAGAGGCAGCATTGTGTCTGACCTCGATGATTTGAGCATTCCAGATTTGGACGCT ctggatgaaaaatgtgacaagCAGTATTCAGATTATAGTCGG CCGTCTTCCCGCTGTGCCACACCAGGCCTCTCGGCAGCCACTTTGGCATCGCTGGGTGGCACCTCATCACGAAGGGGCAGCACAGACACCGGTAGCATCTATGACCCCGACACAAGTCTGAGTGAACTTAGG GATATCTATGAACTAAAGGACCAGATTCAGGATGTAGAAGGGCGGTACATGCAAGGGCTTAAAGAGCTGAAG GAGTCACttgcagaggtggaggagaagtaTAAGAAAGCCATGGTATCGAACGCGCAGCTGGACAACGACAAAGCCAACCTCATTTATCAGGTGGACACACTAAAGGACGTCatagaggagatggaggaacaAATGGCTGAGATGAAGAGGGAGCTGGAAGAAAAGTCAAAG GAACTAGaaagacaaaagcacacatgtaCAGTTCTGCAGCATAAACAAGAAGAGCTGAAAGAGGGAATCCGCCAGCGAGATGAGCTCATAGAG GCCctagagaggcagaaagagtaCTTTGATTGCATTAGGAATGAGAGAGACGAGCTCAGAGATGAGCTTGCTGACATCAAGGGAAAGGCCAAAGCTGGAGAG AAACATGGGCTGGTCATCCTCCCAGACGGCACACCAAATGGAGATGTCAGCCACGAGTCTCAGTCCTCAGGGATCACTGTGGTCTCCCAGGAGGCCGCTCAGTTGCTGGAGTCTGCAGGAGAAGGCCCGCTGG ACGTGAGGCTAAGGAAGTTGgcagaagagaaagatgagCTGTTAGCTCAGATAAGGAAGCTGAAGaatcagctggaggaggagagacagaaacactcaaagATGGACAGTACGTACACAGATGGGGAGAGGATGGAGAACGGTACAGACCTTCACTTTATTGAGATGCAGA GAGATGCCAACAGACAGATTAGTGAATACAAATTCAAGCTTTCCAAGGCAGAACAGGAAATAGGTACAATGGAACAAAAT ATAAACAGACTTGAAGGGCAAGTGTCCAGGTACAAGGCATCAGCAGACAACTCAGAGAAAATAGAAGACGAACTTAAAGCAGAAAAACGGAAGCTTCAAAGAGAG CTGCGCACAGCCCTGGATAAGATAGAAGAGATGGAAATGACCAACAACCACCTAGTAAAGCGCCTTGAGAAGATGAAGGCCAACAGGAACGCTCTTCTGTCACAGCAGTGA
- the lrrfip2 gene encoding leucine-rich repeat flightless-interacting protein 2 isoform X8, with the protein MGTQGCGRKRAPLKDRFSAEDEALSSIAREAEARLAAKRAARAEARDIRMRELERQQKELDEKCDKQYSDYSRPSSRCATPGLSAATLASLGGTSSRRGSTDTGSIYDPDTSLSELRESLAEVEEKYKKAMVSNAQLDNDKANLIYQVDTLKDVIEEMEEQMAEMKRELEEKSKELERQKHTCTVLQHKQEELKEGIRQRDELIEESQRMQTKLDALTREVFDLQETISWKDKKIGALERQKEYFDCIRNERDELRDELADIKGKAKAGEKHGLVILPDGTPNGDVSHESQSSGITVVSQEAAQLLESAGEGPLDVRLRKLAEEKDELLAQIRKLKNQLEEERQKHSKMDSTYTDGERMENGTDLHFIEMQRDANRQISEYKFKLSKAEQEIGTMEQNINRLEGQVSRYKASADNSEKIEDELKAEKRKLQRELRTALDKIEEMEMTNNHLVKRLEKMKANRNALLSQQ; encoded by the exons GCAGAGGCGAGGCTGGCAGCGAAGAGGGCAGCTCGGGCGGAGGCCAGGGATATTCGAATGAGGGAACTTGAACGACAGCAGAAAGAG ctggatgaaaaatgtgacaagCAGTATTCAGATTATAGTCGG CCGTCTTCCCGCTGTGCCACACCAGGCCTCTCGGCAGCCACTTTGGCATCGCTGGGTGGCACCTCATCACGAAGGGGCAGCACAGACACCGGTAGCATCTATGACCCCGACACAAGTCTGAGTGAACTTAGG GAGTCACttgcagaggtggaggagaagtaTAAGAAAGCCATGGTATCGAACGCGCAGCTGGACAACGACAAAGCCAACCTCATTTATCAGGTGGACACACTAAAGGACGTCatagaggagatggaggaacaAATGGCTGAGATGAAGAGGGAGCTGGAAGAAAAGTCAAAG GAACTAGaaagacaaaagcacacatgtaCAGTTCTGCAGCATAAACAAGAAGAGCTGAAAGAGGGAATCCGCCAGCGAGATGAGCTCATAGAG GAGAGCCAGCGAATGCAGACTAAGTTAGATGCCCTCACCAGAGAGGTGTTTGACCTGCAGGAAACGATAAGCTGGAAGGACAAAAAGATTGGG GCCctagagaggcagaaagagtaCTTTGATTGCATTAGGAATGAGAGAGACGAGCTCAGAGATGAGCTTGCTGACATCAAGGGAAAGGCCAAAGCTGGAGAG AAACATGGGCTGGTCATCCTCCCAGACGGCACACCAAATGGAGATGTCAGCCACGAGTCTCAGTCCTCAGGGATCACTGTGGTCTCCCAGGAGGCCGCTCAGTTGCTGGAGTCTGCAGGAGAAGGCCCGCTGG ACGTGAGGCTAAGGAAGTTGgcagaagagaaagatgagCTGTTAGCTCAGATAAGGAAGCTGAAGaatcagctggaggaggagagacagaaacactcaaagATGGACAGTACGTACACAGATGGGGAGAGGATGGAGAACGGTACAGACCTTCACTTTATTGAGATGCAGA GAGATGCCAACAGACAGATTAGTGAATACAAATTCAAGCTTTCCAAGGCAGAACAGGAAATAGGTACAATGGAACAAAAT ATAAACAGACTTGAAGGGCAAGTGTCCAGGTACAAGGCATCAGCAGACAACTCAGAGAAAATAGAAGACGAACTTAAAGCAGAAAAACGGAAGCTTCAAAGAGAG CTGCGCACAGCCCTGGATAAGATAGAAGAGATGGAAATGACCAACAACCACCTAGTAAAGCGCCTTGAGAAGATGAAGGCCAACAGGAACGCTCTTCTGTCACAGCAGTGA
- the lrrfip2 gene encoding leucine-rich repeat flightless-interacting protein 2 isoform X10, translating to MGTQGCGRKRAPLKDRFSAEDEALSSIAREAEARLAAKRAARAEARDIRMRELERQQKELDEKCDKQYSDYSRPSSRCATPGLSAATLASLGGTSSRRGSTDTGSIYDPDTSLSELRESLAEVEEKYKKAMVSNAQLDNDKANLIYQVDTLKDVIEEMEEQMAEMKRELEEKSKELERQKHTCTVLQHKQEELKEGIRQRDELIEALERQKEYFDCIRNERDELRDELADIKGKAKAGEKHGLVILPDGTPNGDVSHESQSSGITVVSQEAAQLLESAGEGPLDVRLRKLAEEKDELLAQIRKLKNQLEEERQKHSKMDSTYTDGERMENGTDLHFIEMQRDANRQISEYKFKLSKAEQEIGTMEQNINRLEGQVSRYKASADNSEKIEDELKAEKRKLQRELRTALDKIEEMEMTNNHLVKRLEKMKANRNALLSQQ from the exons GCAGAGGCGAGGCTGGCAGCGAAGAGGGCAGCTCGGGCGGAGGCCAGGGATATTCGAATGAGGGAACTTGAACGACAGCAGAAAGAG ctggatgaaaaatgtgacaagCAGTATTCAGATTATAGTCGG CCGTCTTCCCGCTGTGCCACACCAGGCCTCTCGGCAGCCACTTTGGCATCGCTGGGTGGCACCTCATCACGAAGGGGCAGCACAGACACCGGTAGCATCTATGACCCCGACACAAGTCTGAGTGAACTTAGG GAGTCACttgcagaggtggaggagaagtaTAAGAAAGCCATGGTATCGAACGCGCAGCTGGACAACGACAAAGCCAACCTCATTTATCAGGTGGACACACTAAAGGACGTCatagaggagatggaggaacaAATGGCTGAGATGAAGAGGGAGCTGGAAGAAAAGTCAAAG GAACTAGaaagacaaaagcacacatgtaCAGTTCTGCAGCATAAACAAGAAGAGCTGAAAGAGGGAATCCGCCAGCGAGATGAGCTCATAGAG GCCctagagaggcagaaagagtaCTTTGATTGCATTAGGAATGAGAGAGACGAGCTCAGAGATGAGCTTGCTGACATCAAGGGAAAGGCCAAAGCTGGAGAG AAACATGGGCTGGTCATCCTCCCAGACGGCACACCAAATGGAGATGTCAGCCACGAGTCTCAGTCCTCAGGGATCACTGTGGTCTCCCAGGAGGCCGCTCAGTTGCTGGAGTCTGCAGGAGAAGGCCCGCTGG ACGTGAGGCTAAGGAAGTTGgcagaagagaaagatgagCTGTTAGCTCAGATAAGGAAGCTGAAGaatcagctggaggaggagagacagaaacactcaaagATGGACAGTACGTACACAGATGGGGAGAGGATGGAGAACGGTACAGACCTTCACTTTATTGAGATGCAGA GAGATGCCAACAGACAGATTAGTGAATACAAATTCAAGCTTTCCAAGGCAGAACAGGAAATAGGTACAATGGAACAAAAT ATAAACAGACTTGAAGGGCAAGTGTCCAGGTACAAGGCATCAGCAGACAACTCAGAGAAAATAGAAGACGAACTTAAAGCAGAAAAACGGAAGCTTCAAAGAGAG CTGCGCACAGCCCTGGATAAGATAGAAGAGATGGAAATGACCAACAACCACCTAGTAAAGCGCCTTGAGAAGATGAAGGCCAACAGGAACGCTCTTCTGTCACAGCAGTGA